One genomic segment of Oncorhynchus masou masou isolate Uvic2021 chromosome 16, UVic_Omas_1.1, whole genome shotgun sequence includes these proteins:
- the LOC135557336 gene encoding zinc finger protein OZF-like: MSLLSYSPPAKEDEACWTEKETLVEEEDVTKQKQVEDETVTVKEEEEEKDVSVKEEEDAFRVKEEEEDVTVKEEEAEKEEDAVYGVKEEDGEMTFTSIKEEEETRYLGPVSQRHLKASGSNDEFNHKVVFGNRGLVNTRERLDYLGSSGETTEERRDYCGSSGESQQHHEADKADQSLSKSEHLMKHQKRPTGKKCHCCSDCGKRFNSSGDLKIHQRIHTGEKSFGCDQCGKRFTDSSSLKSHQKTHTGDKSYSCYQCGKSCTTSSHLIVHQRTHTGEKPFSCDQCGKKFTVSNSLMVHQRIHTGKKPYSCSQCGKSFTQPESLIVHQRIHTGEKPYICYQCGKSCRTSSHLIVHQRTHTGEKPFSCHQCGKSFGTSSHLIVHHRTHTGEKPFSCSQCGKSFSQSSDLTVHQRTHTGEKPYSCGQCGKSFVQSGHLTVHQRTHTGEKPYSCGQCGKSFSTSGYLTIHQRTHTGGEFCSCHKCDKKFSDKRLLIKHQKIHT; this comes from the exons atgagcTTACTAAGCTACTCTCCTCCTGCTAAAGAAGATGAGGCCTGCTGGACAGAGAAAGAAACTCTCgtggaagaggaggatgttacaaaacaaaaacaagtagAGGATGAgactgttacagtgaaagaagaagaagaagagaaagacgtttcagtgaaagaggaggaagatgcgttcagagtgaaagaggaggaagaggatgttacagtaaaagaagaggaggccgagaaagaggaggatgcagtttatggagtgaaagaggaggatggggagatgaCCTTCACATccataaaggaggaggaggaaactagatatctgggcccggtttcccaaaggCATCTTAAGGCCAGTGGTTCTAACGATGAATTTAACCATAAGGTGGTTTTTGGAAACCGGGGCCTGGTTAATACTA gagagagacttGATTATCTCGGGTCCTCTGGGGAGACTACAGAAGAGAGACGTGACTATTGTGGGTCCTCTGGGGAGTCTCAACAACATCATGAAGCTGACAAGGCAGATCAGAGTCTCTCCAAATCAGAACACCTCATGAAACACCAAAAGAGACCCACCGGGAAGAAATGTcattgctgctctgactgtgggaagagattcaACTCTTCAGGAGACCTTAAAATACATCAAAgaattcacactggagagaaatcttttggctgtgatcaatgtgggaagagatttacTGATTCGAGCAGCCTGAAATCacaccagaaaacacacacaggagataaaTCCTATAGCTGTTATCAATGTGGGAAAAGTTGTACTACATCTAGCCATCTAattgtacaccagagaacacacacaggagagaaaccttttagctgtgatcaatgtgggaagaaaTTTACTGTGTCAAACTCCTTGATGgtgcaccagagaatacacacaggaaagaaaccttatagctgtagtcaatgtgggaagagttttactcaacCAGAAAGCCTGATTgtgcaccagagaatacacacaggagagaaaccttatatcTGTTATCAATGTGGGAAAAGTTGTAGGACATCCAGCCATCTAattgtacaccagagaacacacacaggagagaaaccttttagctgtcatcaatgtgggaagagttttggtaCATCTAGCCATCTAATTGTACACCaccgaacacacacaggagagaaaccttttagctgtagtcaatgtgggaagagttttagtcAATCTAGTGATCTGACAgtgcaccagagaacacacacaggagagaaaccttatagctgtggtcaatgtgggaagagttttgttcaATCTGGCCATCTGACAgtgcaccagagaacacacacaggagagaaaccttatagctgtggtcaatgtgggaagagttttagtACATCTGGGTATCTgactatacaccagagaacacacacaggggggGAATTTTGTAGCTGTCATAAATGTGACAAGAAATTCTCCGATAAAAGACTtctgatcaaacatcagaaaatacatacatGA